A genomic segment from Excalfactoria chinensis isolate bCotChi1 chromosome 15, bCotChi1.hap2, whole genome shotgun sequence encodes:
- the LOC140259329 gene encoding uncharacterized protein: MDNTRTQDAFSQLSQEKILKIMNMVKNKEVSIEGALHLAQKEVYNDKDSQDLLTGSLFNYSIYKYKHYRWQKRILQIDFNTKTIFNIEKGIIKKQFPFSQVKSCEDSERRRFSIVFHGRQDYELEAVSLDDKRKIMYLLSRVMQSNSCRRLEEPCLGRAAECDLVHEGVLDLQQDAFMSTEWVKYLVQLREGELTLYCIGLGAESRNACPTMNTIHLSGGNVSISKENECGTFSVQTKGQKYLFRIPFTVHNYRTEDVSKLQNEWVSLIERYCQLCKDGSLSQEESQGDTSSEADYENVTVALNEQQEEALHFNVSAATTGLNKPSSPQTKPVKGDVAPASASTPVPISRAEVPPAPPAFFQSCSLSPLAKRTKAFHWDVVPCDKIQKSIWGSCDSGKKKIDASRLCEQFQIQDVAVFSGNDPSVNQHIMLDQKVAHNFSIFLKSFRIKPSELKEKLYIIHEESGGLTDEQITTLRRYMLTPKDAEKYQLFRGCPSELHIVDQFMLEMCKIPHLGQRLDLLLAIRELPVSMGDLEPLINQKIQASKQLHSSQKFVAVLEYILAIGNHLNENAGKEKAKGFRLSSLTKLSLLRGKERTFTLLHALVEQISLHEPDLVKFSQELTEFEAVPDASMKGLSAEVDVLKKELENVTQCRRLIKPRTAKATPQESQFFRELKDLIQKYEGDLSQLSKRCEEMKKLYSSVLVKFGEPQDLDSQELFGWISVFIIEFRKACAEVMQYRQRYS, translated from the exons TTAAGCCAGGAAAAAATCCTCAAAATTATGAACAtggtgaaaaataaagaagtgagcATTGAAGGAGCTTTGCATTTGGCACAGAAAGAAGTGTACAACGATAAG GACTCACAGGATCTGCTAACTGGCTCGCTGTTTAACTACAGTATCTACAAATACAAACACTATCGGTGGCAGAAACGAATCTTGCAG ATTGATTTCAACACAAAGACAATTTTTAACATTGAAAAAGGAATTATTAAGAAGCAGTTCCCTTTCTCGCAAGTCAAATCCTGTGAAGACAGTGAAAGAAGACGTTTCAGCATTGTGTTTCATGGGAGACAAGACTATGAGCTGGAAGCAGTGTCTCTTGATGATAAAAGGAAG ATAATGTACCTTTTGAGCAGAGTGATGCAGAGTAACtcatgcagaaggctggaggaGCCCTGCTTGGGGAGAGCTGCAGAGTGTGACCTGGTGCATGAAGGAGTGTTGGATTTGCAGCAGGACGCTTTTATGTCCACTGAATGGGTGAA GTACTTGGTACAACTACGTGAAGGAGAACTGACTTTATATTGCATAGGtctgggagcagagagcaggaatGCATGCCCTACAATGAACACAATTCATTTGTCAGGTGGTAATGTGAGCATCAGCAAGGAGAATGAATGTGGTACCTTTTCAGTCCAGACCAAAggacagaaatattt GTTTCGAATACCCTTTACTGTCCACAATTACAGGACGGAGGATGTTAGCAAGCTCCAGAATGAATGGGTGTCTCTCATAGAAAGGTACTGCCAGCTGTGCAAGGATGGCTCTCTGTCCCAGGAGGAATCCCAAGGAGACACTTCCTCTGAAGCTGATTATGAGAATGTTACTGTAGCTCTGAATGAACAGCAAGAGGAGGCCCTCCATTTCAATGTGAGTGCTGCAACAACTGGTCTGAATAAGCCTTCAAGCCCACAGACAAAGCCTGTGAAGGGAGACGTAGCCCCAGCATCAGCATCTACTCCAGTTCCCATAAGCAGGGCAGAGGTGCCACCAGCCCCACCTGCGTTCTTCCAGTCCTGCAGCCTTTCTCCTTTggcaaagagaacaaaagccTTTCACTGGGATGTTGTTCCTTGTGATAAG ATTCAAAAATCCATTTGGGGTTCTTGTGACTCAGGCAAGAAAAAGATAGATGCATCCAGACTCTGCGAGCAGTTCCAGATCCAGGACGTGGCTGTGTTTTCAGGCAATGACCCTTCAGTGAATCAGCACATCATGTTAGATCAAAAAGTTGCACATAACTTCA gcatttttcttaaaagtttCCGTATAAAACCAAGtgagctgaaagaaaagctgtacATTATCCATGAGGAGAGTGGTGGGCTTACAGATGAACAGATTACGACACTACGAAG ataCATGCTGACACCGAAGGATGCAGAGAAGTACCAGTTGTTCCGGGGGTGCCCCTCAGAGCTGCATATAGTTGATCAGTTTATGTTGGAG ATGTGTAAAATCCCCCACTTAGGCCAGAGGTTGGATCTCCTGCTTGCCATACGTGAACTGCCTGTGAGCATGGGAGATTTGGAGCCT CTAATAAACCAGAAAATCCAAGCAAGTAAGCAGCTGCACTCCAGCCAGAAATTTGTTGCTGTCTTGGAGTACATTTTAGCCATTGGAAaccatttaaatgaaaatgcaggaaaagaaaaggcaaaaggattTCGATTGTCATCTTTGACCAAA TTGTCTCTGCTGCGGGGCAAGGAGAGGACGTTCACCTTGCTCCATGCCCTTGTGGAACAGATCTCCTTACATGAGCCTGATCTGGTGAAATTCTCTCAGGAACTGACAGAATTTGAAGCTGTTCCTGATG cttcCATGAAGGGCCTAAGTGCTGAAGTTGATG TTCTAAAAAAGGAATTGGAAAATGTTACTCAGTGCAGGCGGCTTATCAAACCCAGGACAGCCAAAGCAACTCCCCAGGAGTCACAGTTCTTCAGGGAACTAAAG GATTTGATTCAGAAATATGAAGGGGATCTATCCCAGCTGTCAAAAAGatgtgaagaaatgaagaagctTTACAGCAGTGTGTTG GTAAAATTTGGAGAACCACAAGACCTGGACTCTCAGGAGCTGTTTGGATGGATATCTGTGTTCATTATTGAGTTTAGAAAGGCTTGTGCTGAAGTCATGCAATACAGACAACGCTACTCATAA
- the CBLN4 gene encoding cerebellin-4 isoform X2: MGWRLLPAVLLALALGGPAVRAQNETEPIVLEGKCLVVCDSNPTTDAKGSSSSPLGISVRAANSKVAFSAVRSTNHEPSEMSNKTRIIYFDQILVNVGNFFTLESVFVSPRKGIYSFSFHVIKVYQSQTIQVNLMLNGKPVISAFAGDKDVTREAATNGVLLYLDKEDKVYLKLEKGLLLVKGRSMEQSLGAGRSFSQKSCLEVTSCRRSWAWDLLLFSVFSCLCCSISSVAGTEKGNFGY; encoded by the exons ATGGGCTGGCGGCTGCTGCCCGCCGTGCTCCTGGCCCTGGCGCTGGGCGGCCCCGCAGTGCGGGCACAGAACGAGACGGAGCCCATCGTCCTGGAGGGCAAGTGCCTGGTGGTGTGCGATTCCAACCCGACCACCGACGCCAAGGGCTCGTCCTCCTCCCCGCTGGGCATCTCGGTGAGGGCGGCCAACTCGAAGGTCGCCTTCTCGGCAGTCAGGAGTACCAACCACGAGCCCTCCGAGATGAGCAACAAGACGCGCATCATCTACTTCGACCAG ATCCTAGTAAACGTGGGCAACTTCTTCACGTTGGAATCTGTCTTTGTGTCACCAAGAAAAGGAATTTACAGCTTCAGTTTTCACGTGATTAAAGTCTACCAGAGCCAAACAATCCAG GTTAACTTGATGCTCAACGGGAAGCCAGTCATCTCTGCTTTTGCTGGGGACAAGGACGTCACTCGTGAAGCTGCCACTAATGGAGTCCTGCTCTATCTAGACAAGGAGGATAAGGTTTACCTGAAGCTGGAGAAAG GTCTGCTGCTGGTGAAGGGGAGAAGCATGGAGCAGTCGCTGGGAGCAGGAAG GAGTTTCTCCCAGAAGAGCTGCTTGGAGGTCACCTCAtgcagaaggagctgggcttgggacctgctgcttttctctgtcttctcatgtctgtgctgcagcatcagctcTGTGGCTGGAACAGAAAAGG GTAATTTTGGATATTGA
- the CBLN4 gene encoding cerebellin-4 isoform X1, whose product MGWRLLPAVLLALALGGPAVRAQNETEPIVLEGKCLVVCDSNPTTDAKGSSSSPLGISVRAANSKVAFSAVRSTNHEPSEMSNKTRIIYFDQILVNVGNFFTLESVFVSPRKGIYSFSFHVIKVYQSQTIQVNLMLNGKPVISAFAGDKDVTREAATNGVLLYLDKEDKVYLKLEKGLLLVKGRSMEQSLGAGRSFSQKSCLEVTSCRRSWAWDLLLFSVFSCLCCSISSVAGTEKEAALSWEAWSTEEAQSCGAQTGAV is encoded by the exons ATGGGCTGGCGGCTGCTGCCCGCCGTGCTCCTGGCCCTGGCGCTGGGCGGCCCCGCAGTGCGGGCACAGAACGAGACGGAGCCCATCGTCCTGGAGGGCAAGTGCCTGGTGGTGTGCGATTCCAACCCGACCACCGACGCCAAGGGCTCGTCCTCCTCCCCGCTGGGCATCTCGGTGAGGGCGGCCAACTCGAAGGTCGCCTTCTCGGCAGTCAGGAGTACCAACCACGAGCCCTCCGAGATGAGCAACAAGACGCGCATCATCTACTTCGACCAG ATCCTAGTAAACGTGGGCAACTTCTTCACGTTGGAATCTGTCTTTGTGTCACCAAGAAAAGGAATTTACAGCTTCAGTTTTCACGTGATTAAAGTCTACCAGAGCCAAACAATCCAG GTTAACTTGATGCTCAACGGGAAGCCAGTCATCTCTGCTTTTGCTGGGGACAAGGACGTCACTCGTGAAGCTGCCACTAATGGAGTCCTGCTCTATCTAGACAAGGAGGATAAGGTTTACCTGAAGCTGGAGAAAG GTCTGCTGCTGGTGAAGGGGAGAAGCATGGAGCAGTCGCTGGGAGCAGGAAG GAGTTTCTCCCAGAAGAGCTGCTTGGAGGTCACCTCAtgcagaaggagctgggcttgggacctgctgcttttctctgtcttctcatgtctgtgctgcagcatcagctcTGTGGCTGGAACAGAAAAGG AAGCAGCTCTGTCCTGGGAGGCATGGAGCACAGAGGAGGCACAAAGCTGTGGAGCCCAAACTGGTGCTGTTTAA
- the CBLN4 gene encoding cerebellin-4 isoform X3 — MGWRLLPAVLLALALGGPAVRAQNETEPIVLEGKCLVVCDSNPTTDAKGSSSSPLGISVRAANSKVAFSAVRSTNHEPSEMSNKTRIIYFDQILVNVGNFFTLESVFVSPRKGIYSFSFHVIKVYQSQTIQVNLMLNGKPVISAFAGDKDVTREAATNGVLLYLDKEDKVYLKLEKGNLVGGWQYSTFSGFLVFPL; from the exons ATGGGCTGGCGGCTGCTGCCCGCCGTGCTCCTGGCCCTGGCGCTGGGCGGCCCCGCAGTGCGGGCACAGAACGAGACGGAGCCCATCGTCCTGGAGGGCAAGTGCCTGGTGGTGTGCGATTCCAACCCGACCACCGACGCCAAGGGCTCGTCCTCCTCCCCGCTGGGCATCTCGGTGAGGGCGGCCAACTCGAAGGTCGCCTTCTCGGCAGTCAGGAGTACCAACCACGAGCCCTCCGAGATGAGCAACAAGACGCGCATCATCTACTTCGACCAG ATCCTAGTAAACGTGGGCAACTTCTTCACGTTGGAATCTGTCTTTGTGTCACCAAGAAAAGGAATTTACAGCTTCAGTTTTCACGTGATTAAAGTCTACCAGAGCCAAACAATCCAG GTTAACTTGATGCTCAACGGGAAGCCAGTCATCTCTGCTTTTGCTGGGGACAAGGACGTCACTCGTGAAGCTGCCACTAATGGAGTCCTGCTCTATCTAGACAAGGAGGATAAGGTTTACCTGAAGCTGGAGAAAGGTAATCTTGTCGGTGGATGGCAGTATTCTACGTTTTCTGGCTTTCTGGTCTTTCCCTTGTAA